One stretch of Schlesneria sp. DSM 10557 DNA includes these proteins:
- a CDS encoding DUF1501 domain-containing protein — protein MPSCNPGHFDRLNRRGFLSLGVLAGAGLTLPQLLRSTAYGDLKDYKSFESTAKSIIHIFLPGGIAHQESFDPKPYAPIEYRGEMGQIATKISGEVFGDTLAKTAQVADKLTIIRSMTHGEAAHERGTHNMFTGYRPSPALIYPCIGSVVSHEYGPRNNLPPYVCIPNMPTEFAGSGYLSSAFAPFSLGSDPADGGFKVRDLDLPGGVDESRFATRRSALEAVNAHFQKKEKSDDLTAMDTFYDRAYSLISSPAAREAFDIEKEPAQIRDEYGRNTAGARMLLARRLVQAGVRLVNLTYGGWDMHTGIVAGFRNQMPAFDQAFSTLINDLDRTGLLKETLVMVSSEFGRTPKINAQAGRDHYPKVFSVALAGGGIKGGYIYGSSNSTASEPEDNPVGPEDLFTTVYHCMGIVADKELMAPGDRPIEIVDGGKVIKELLA, from the coding sequence ATGCCGAGCTGTAATCCTGGTCATTTCGACCGTCTGAATCGTCGTGGATTTCTCTCCCTGGGCGTTCTGGCAGGTGCAGGGCTCACGCTGCCACAACTGCTGCGAAGTACGGCATACGGTGACCTCAAAGACTACAAAAGTTTTGAAAGCACCGCAAAGTCCATCATCCATATTTTTCTGCCGGGCGGAATCGCGCATCAGGAATCTTTCGATCCAAAGCCATACGCCCCGATCGAATACCGAGGCGAGATGGGACAGATCGCCACGAAGATTAGCGGCGAAGTCTTCGGTGATACCCTCGCCAAGACCGCCCAAGTCGCCGACAAGCTCACCATTATCCGCTCAATGACTCATGGTGAAGCCGCGCACGAGCGAGGCACTCACAACATGTTTACGGGTTATCGCCCCAGTCCTGCACTGATCTACCCCTGTATCGGTTCGGTCGTGAGCCATGAATACGGGCCCCGCAACAACCTTCCCCCATATGTCTGCATTCCAAACATGCCGACTGAGTTCGCTGGCAGCGGTTATTTGAGTTCCGCATTTGCCCCGTTCAGTCTCGGTAGTGATCCCGCGGACGGCGGCTTCAAAGTCCGCGACCTCGACCTGCCGGGTGGCGTGGATGAAAGTCGCTTTGCGACCCGTCGTTCGGCCCTCGAAGCGGTGAATGCCCATTTCCAGAAAAAGGAAAAATCCGACGACCTGACCGCGATGGACACCTTCTACGACCGGGCCTACAGCCTGATCAGTTCTCCTGCCGCGCGCGAGGCGTTTGACATCGAAAAAGAACCCGCTCAGATCCGCGACGAATATGGTCGAAACACGGCGGGTGCGCGAATGCTGCTGGCCAGACGACTTGTCCAGGCAGGAGTTCGTCTGGTCAACCTGACGTACGGCGGATGGGACATGCACACTGGTATCGTCGCCGGATTCCGCAACCAGATGCCAGCATTTGACCAGGCGTTTTCCACTCTGATCAATGATCTGGATCGCACGGGACTCCTGAAAGAAACGCTCGTGATGGTCTCTTCAGAGTTCGGCAGAACCCCGAAGATCAACGCACAGGCAGGCCGTGATCACTATCCGAAGGTCTTCAGCGTCGCGCTGGCCGGAGGAGGGATCAAAGGTGGTTACATCTACGGATCATCCAACTCCACCGCCTCCGAACCCGAAGACAATCCGGTTGGCCCAGAAGATCTCTTTACGACGGTCTACCATTGCATGGGAATCGTCGCGGATAAGGAACTCATGGCACCCGGTGATCGTCCGATCGAGATCGTCGACGGCGGAAAAGTCATCAAAGAACTCCTCGCCTGA
- a CDS encoding helix-turn-helix domain-containing protein, with protein MTDHVNQVTDASEADDSTLNVSVPKAAAHVEIQSGDQAYYEEDFDGDSEEQGSIQGDLTPNDIFGLDPLDVLTLEELADYLKVSTSAVHRMMKEQKLPGRNFGGDWRFLRDAVANWLRCQEAPAQEQKKAREDYSKSQSSQSSDSETSRFSRPPQRSYQDDQSGGEYRSRQRFSEGGEQYGKRSGGQYGSNQYGSGQYGSGGYSGGQYSGGQYGGGQYGGGQGGSGNYGSGGYSPPPRRQFRSGQEGGGSYGSGGEGGYGGGRRFGGGEGYSGGDQQFGGPKRKNKRQVFDNERGKRLDRRRDGDSGEGLPGAKE; from the coding sequence ATGACAGATCACGTGAATCAAGTGACAGACGCTTCTGAAGCGGATGATTCCACTCTGAATGTTTCCGTGCCCAAAGCGGCCGCGCACGTCGAAATTCAATCTGGCGACCAGGCTTATTACGAAGAAGACTTTGATGGCGACTCCGAAGAACAGGGATCGATTCAGGGGGATTTGACTCCAAACGATATCTTCGGACTCGATCCACTCGACGTTCTGACTCTCGAAGAATTGGCAGACTATCTCAAGGTTTCCACTTCCGCCGTCCATCGCATGATGAAAGAGCAGAAGCTCCCCGGGCGGAATTTCGGTGGCGATTGGCGATTTCTGCGGGACGCCGTTGCGAACTGGCTCCGCTGTCAGGAAGCTCCCGCACAGGAGCAGAAGAAAGCTCGCGAGGATTACTCGAAAAGTCAGTCGAGTCAGTCCAGCGATTCAGAAACGAGTCGCTTCAGTCGTCCGCCGCAACGAAGTTATCAGGATGACCAGTCCGGTGGCGAGTACCGCTCCCGCCAGCGGTTTTCTGAAGGGGGCGAGCAGTACGGCAAACGGAGTGGTGGGCAGTACGGGTCAAACCAGTACGGTTCCGGTCAATACGGCTCCGGAGGATACAGCGGCGGTCAGTACAGCGGCGGTCAGTACGGCGGCGGTCAGTACGGTGGCGGTCAAGGTGGTTCAGGAAACTACGGTTCGGGGGGGTACTCTCCCCCACCTCGACGCCAGTTCCGTAGCGGACAGGAAGGTGGAGGTAGTTACGGGTCAGGAGGCGAAGGAGGTTACGGAGGTGGTCGCCGCTTCGGAGGAGGTGAGGGCTATTCGGGTGGCGACCAGCAATTCGGTGGACCCAAACGAAAGAATAAGCGTCAGGTCTTCGACAACGAACGGGGCAAGCGACTGGACCGACGCCGTGACGGGGACTCGGGCGAAGGACTTCCGGGCGCCAAGGAGTGA
- a CDS encoding PPC domain-containing protein, with protein MRAVLTLVLVLVASPTYAASPVLSSILPRGAQRGIETELSFNGQRLEDALELMIYEPGIEVTQFTVVNGSQVKAKLKIAPDCVLGTKHCRIRTASGLSDLRTFRVSALPTVAEVEPNSDFKQPQTVAGNVTVEGIIQNEDVDYFLIEAKKGDRITAEVEGIRLGDTFFDPYVAILNESRFELATSDDAALIWQDGVASIIAPADGKYVIQIRESSYGGNGACYYRCHIGNYPRPLAIVPAGGKPGQKIAVRFLGDVSGEFEREVELPANVDPEYAVFATDDKGISPSGNRFRVVDLENSIEQEPNETIAQATKAAAPVAFNGALSSKTDVDFFGFTATKGQTLEIHVWARRLRSELDPILILYNAQGGAIASNDDSNGPDSFIRFAVPEDGQYFLEVRDHLRRGGSAFHYRIEVSPLVPEALLGVNEFVQYVEPKLAIPQGNRFPLLINANRVAFGGHLDFTGLNLPDGVTVESFGMAADQGLAQVILAASSDAPMSGRFSQIVGSLTDPANPNPPRGEVRLPTVLVRGLNNIPFWTEPTYSLATVVTQKIPFTLQIVEPKVPLVQGGQMSLKVVATRAPDFTAPIKIELVLNPNGVNSSREVSIPEGQSEALISINAAGNAQVKDHKITVRGEATVGNGPVMVCSPFVTLRVAEPYFRFTYEAAAVELGAETDLVVKLETAKEFEGDATVQLLGLPNKITTTAMTFNKDAKELIFKVKAEADAPEGVNKSLFCQAVVTENGEPVIHNIGTGQIRVDKPLPPKAAPVPVAQAAPAATPEPTAAPVKRLTRLEQLRLEQEQRVKALNGSAASPDSKPTGGQ; from the coding sequence ATGCGTGCAGTCCTGACGCTGGTGCTTGTACTGGTTGCGTCCCCTACCTATGCCGCAAGTCCGGTTCTTTCGAGTATCCTCCCTCGTGGTGCCCAGCGAGGAATCGAGACTGAACTCTCCTTCAATGGTCAGCGCCTCGAAGACGCTCTGGAACTGATGATTTACGAACCGGGGATCGAAGTCACCCAGTTCACCGTCGTAAATGGCAGCCAGGTCAAGGCGAAACTCAAGATTGCACCGGATTGCGTGCTGGGAACCAAGCACTGTCGGATCCGGACGGCGAGCGGTCTATCTGATTTGCGAACATTCCGGGTCAGCGCCTTGCCAACGGTTGCCGAGGTCGAACCGAACAGTGATTTCAAGCAACCACAGACTGTCGCCGGCAACGTGACGGTCGAGGGAATCATCCAGAATGAGGATGTGGATTATTTCCTGATCGAGGCAAAAAAAGGGGATCGCATTACGGCCGAGGTCGAAGGGATCCGATTGGGCGATACTTTCTTCGATCCGTATGTCGCCATTCTGAACGAATCGCGTTTCGAATTGGCGACCAGCGACGATGCGGCTCTGATCTGGCAGGACGGAGTGGCCTCGATCATCGCTCCTGCTGACGGAAAATACGTGATTCAAATCCGTGAAAGCAGCTACGGCGGAAACGGTGCCTGCTATTACCGATGCCACATCGGAAACTATCCTCGTCCCCTGGCGATTGTCCCAGCCGGAGGCAAGCCAGGACAGAAGATCGCAGTCCGATTTCTGGGCGACGTCAGCGGCGAGTTCGAACGGGAAGTCGAACTTCCCGCGAATGTCGATCCCGAATATGCCGTCTTTGCGACGGACGACAAGGGGATTTCTCCCTCGGGCAACCGCTTCCGAGTTGTTGACCTGGAAAACTCCATCGAGCAGGAACCGAACGAGACGATTGCTCAGGCGACGAAAGCAGCCGCACCCGTCGCGTTTAACGGAGCACTCTCATCAAAAACGGATGTGGATTTTTTTGGTTTTACTGCGACCAAGGGGCAGACGCTGGAAATCCATGTCTGGGCTCGACGATTGCGATCGGAACTGGATCCGATTCTCATCCTCTACAACGCGCAGGGCGGAGCGATCGCCAGCAACGACGACAGTAATGGACCGGATAGCTTCATCCGTTTCGCGGTCCCCGAAGACGGCCAGTATTTTCTCGAGGTCAGAGACCACTTGCGAAGGGGAGGCAGTGCGTTCCACTATCGCATTGAAGTCAGTCCGCTCGTGCCGGAAGCCTTGCTGGGTGTCAACGAATTTGTGCAGTACGTCGAGCCGAAACTCGCGATTCCCCAGGGAAATCGCTTCCCGCTGCTGATCAACGCCAACCGAGTCGCCTTTGGCGGCCACCTCGATTTCACAGGGCTGAATCTGCCTGACGGAGTCACTGTCGAGTCCTTCGGAATGGCAGCCGACCAGGGCCTGGCCCAAGTCATCCTTGCCGCTTCCTCGGATGCCCCGATGTCCGGGCGGTTCTCTCAAATCGTGGGATCGCTGACAGATCCTGCCAACCCCAATCCCCCACGAGGTGAAGTTCGCCTTCCAACCGTTCTGGTCCGGGGACTGAACAATATTCCCTTCTGGACAGAACCGACATACTCGCTCGCCACGGTCGTGACACAGAAAATTCCGTTCACGCTTCAGATTGTCGAACCGAAAGTCCCGTTAGTCCAAGGCGGTCAGATGTCGCTGAAGGTGGTCGCAACGCGCGCCCCCGACTTCACTGCTCCGATCAAAATTGAGCTTGTGCTGAACCCTAATGGCGTTAACTCCAGCCGTGAGGTTTCGATCCCCGAAGGACAGTCCGAGGCACTGATTTCGATCAACGCAGCGGGGAATGCACAGGTCAAGGACCACAAGATCACTGTGCGGGGAGAAGCCACGGTCGGTAATGGTCCAGTCATGGTCTGCTCACCCTTCGTCACGCTTCGTGTCGCCGAGCCCTATTTCCGATTCACCTATGAGGCGGCCGCAGTTGAACTTGGTGCCGAGACAGATCTCGTCGTCAAACTGGAAACGGCCAAAGAATTCGAAGGGGATGCGACCGTGCAGTTGCTGGGCCTGCCCAACAAAATCACGACGACCGCAATGACATTTAACAAGGACGCCAAAGAGCTGATTTTCAAGGTGAAAGCCGAAGCCGACGCCCCTGAAGGGGTCAACAAAAGTCTCTTCTGCCAGGCGGTCGTAACAGAAAACGGCGAGCCAGTCATTCATAACATCGGGACAGGTCAAATTCGGGTCGACAAACCGTTACCTCCAAAGGCCGCACCTGTACCCGTAGCGCAGGCCGCACCCGCAGCGACGCCAGAACCCACGGCCGCCCCGGTCAAGCGATTAACGCGGCTGGAGCAACTGCGACTTGAACAGGAACAACGCGTTAAAGCTCTGAATGGATCTGCCGCCAGCCCTGACTCAAAGCCCACTGGCGGTCAATGA